Proteins encoded in a region of the Ptychodera flava strain L36383 chromosome 4, AS_Pfla_20210202, whole genome shotgun sequence genome:
- the LOC139132222 gene encoding uncharacterized protein, with translation MPLSASFEFCLWILLWRSSLIFGQQLGRVIDDKVLDDLFRKMGQAYVDEFQIEEENLVFDVVAEDTIGEAEFWVVDFQPYKYNEDALPVDPDNGDIIADNTGQCSNVMPVGTFSANGAGFYFTDDGNFVTRNVSIVDAKEGNFKRLFSSYVRGPTYSEPDQYGQNVTKRDYHMKYRGNLGFFFNCTNSNGDNIWTYQNTTDTIEYQTTVYVTNVRPIDPTDGTQGFGFVSSSISLIYRLSRIAIANFVLSSSPLIKPIIDFVIADGALLYYLNGTENYQPENNQNSLARHLNFTLPIVLEPCIFVTSDQCIQTWNFELILNVDDSVVEDDMPIDATGVFTFQYKQYQCSDTTTEPPTGCAETIASTFTISMDITLQTVVIVRDAERDYPSLYLLSITGTNGNDLRGGVRAGNRGVNHLEPVNMKIQMLPEFLRDLFNLELTLFMVCKEDQTANLGGCLDVDVGNRYIAYKHDDFRFTAVDDNGDDQSYSFSDLSLDAWQPDGDNTTQQYLDYHGYDQGTNIYDIDFTNSALSQERLEYTITTVFRLNEKTEGVLTPARRKRSFAERYGRDGRDNRVLMVHRTVYTRSAPDSAIVRRDAVRGSRQRRDIMTRARDPTDHHVAFMYAGCPEGSLFDESTYSCMCTVEDEYYSEKSFTCVSSKNIGDTPSINPSSGDKLHPYYTLYFNVILFLALSAYLSI, from the exons ATGCCTCTGTCGGCGTCGTTTGAGTTTTGTCTATGGATTCTCCTATGGCGCTCGTCGTTGATATTTGGTCAACAGCTCGGACGGGTTATCGATGACAAGGTGCTGGATGACCTCTTCAGAAAGATGGGTCAAGCCTATGTGGACGAATTCCAGATTGAAGAGGAGAACCTTGTATTCGACGTCGTTGCAGAA GACACAATCGGAGAAGCGGAGTTCTGGGTCGTAGACTTTCAGCCGTACAAGTACAATGAGGATGCCCTGCCGGTCGACCCAGACAACGGTGACATCATAGCGGACAACACCGGCCAGTGCTCCAACGTCATGCCCGTCGGTACCTTCAGCGCCAACGGAGCCGGGTTTTACTTCACGGACGATGGAAACTTCGTCACCAGGAACGTGTCCATAGTCGACGCCAAAGAAGGAAATTTCAAGAGACTCTTTTCAAGTTACGTCAGAGGCCCCACATACTCAGAGCCAGATCAGTATGGTCAAAATGTCACCAAACGTGATTACCATATGAAATACAGAG GAAACCTTGGTTTTTTCTTCAACTGCACAAACAGCAACGGCGACAACATCTGGACCTACCAGAACACCACAGACACCATCGAATACCAGACCACCGTGTACGTGACTAACGTGCGCCCAATAGACCCGACTGACGGAACCCAGGGCTTCGGATTCGTCTCGTCAAGCATCAGCCTCATCTACCGCCTGTCTCGAATTGCCATCGCTAATTTCGTCCTCAGCAGCTCACCGCTTATAAAGCCGATCATCGACTTCGTCATC GCCGACGGCGCCTTGCTGTACTACCTCAACGGCACCGAGAACTACCAACCCGAGAACAACCAGAATTCTCTGGCCAGACACCTGAACTTCACTCTGCCAATTGTGCTTGAACCCTGTATTTTCGTAACATCAGA TCAGTGCATTCAAACCTGGAACTTTGAACTGATTCTGAACGTTGATGATAGCGTTGTGGAAGATGACATGCCGATCGATGCAACAG GGGTTTTTACATTTCAATACAAGCAGTACCAATGTTCAGACACCACAACAGAGCCCCCAACCGGCTGTGCAGAGACTATCGCGTCAACTTTCACCATCTCAATGGATATCACCCTTCag ACTGTGGTTATAGTGAGAGACGCTGAAAGGGATTATCCAAGCCTGTATCTGCTCAGTATCACCGGGACCAATGGTAATGATTTGAGAGGCGGTGTGAGGGCGGGCAACAGAGGCGTAAACCATCTGGAACCCGTCAATATGAAGATACA GATGCTGCCAGAATTTCTCAGAGACCTTTTCAATTTGGAACTGACGCTATTCATGGTGTGCAAGGAAGACCAGACGGCGAATCTAGGG GGTTGCTTGGATGTTGACGTCGGGAATCGATACATCGCTTACAAACACGATGATTTCCGGTTTACGGCCGTGGACGATAACGGAGACGATCAGTCGTACAGTTTCTCGGACTTATCCCTTGACGCTTGGCAGCCAGACGGAGATAATACGACACAGCAGTACCTGGACTACCACGGTTACGACCAGGGTACAAACATCTACGACATCGACTTCACCAACTCCGCGCTGTCCCAGGAGAGACTCGAGTACACCATCACCACGGTCTTCCGTCTGAATGAGAAGACAGAGGGCGTGCTGACACCCGCGAGGAGAAAACGAAGTTTCGCCGAGAGGTATGGCAGAGACGGGCGGGACAATCGTGTGCTCATGGTCCACAGGACAGTGTACACCAGATCTGCACCGGACAGCGCCATCGTGCGACGAGATGCGGTAAGAGGTAGCCGACAGAGGAGAGATATCATGACCAGAGCAAGAGACCCGACAG ATCATCACGTGGCCTTCATGTATGCCGGGTGTCCGGAGGGCTCGCTGTTCGACGAGTCGACGTACAGCTGCATGTGCACCGTGGAAGACGAGTACTACAGCgaaaagtctttcacttgcgTGAGCTCGAAAAATATCGGCGACACGCCATCCATCAATCCGTCCTCCGGAGACAAGCTACATCCATATTACACCCTTTATTTCAATGTAATTCTGTTTTTAGCTCTGTCAGCATACTTgtcaatttga